The Ranitomeya variabilis isolate aRanVar5 chromosome 7, aRanVar5.hap1, whole genome shotgun sequence genome includes a window with the following:
- the SCNN1B gene encoding epithelial sodium channel subunit beta isoform X1 — protein MMEGFAQVKMKKVKRYFTRALHRMQKGPGYTYKELLVWFCNNTNTHGPKRIICEGPKKRVMWFILTLFFTSLVLWQWGLVIQTYLSYGVSVSLSIGFNTMVFPAVTFCNSNPFKYSRVKPYLQNLDELVETALDRIQFYSQNDFSVPTPRNISENGTFDPRLWNHMPLVIIDENDLDNPKVYNIFDGNTDYSQVNATKGNQTLYAERYKVAIQLCTTNGTQCEYRNFTSGIQAIREWYLLQFSSIFSRIDKNKKIEMGYKAEDMILTCMFGGEACSYRNFTPIYDQDYGNCYIFNWGQEGQTLLDSANPGADFGLKLVLDIDQKEYIPFLQSTAGARLLLHQQRSFPFLKDLGIYAMPGTETSIAVLVDQTEHLEAPYSACTVDGSDIPVANLYEKYNSSYSIQSCLRSCFQEGMVKMCNCAHYLYPLPDGAHYCNNEDDPDWVPCYYQMKDSVEERERCINLCKQPCNDSNYKMTISMADWPSAAAEDWIFHVLSYEKDVSQQITVNRNGIIRLNIYFQEFNYRSVSESETTNVVWLLSNLGGQFGFWMGGSVLCIIEFGEIIIDCIWITLLKLHAWNKSRKEKKRRPEFSDPPPTVSELVEAYTNPGFQHEDVEPMPIPGTPPPKYDSLRVQPIEDVIEVISSDEE, from the exons GTCAAGATGAAGAAAGTTAAACGGTATTTCACAAGAGCCCTACACCGGATGCAGAAGGGTCCAGGATACACCTATAAAGAGCTACTTGTCTGGTTCTGCAATAACACAAATACCCATGGTCCAAAGCGAATTATCTGTGAGGGACCTAAAAAGAGAGTGATGTGGTTTATCTTGACGTTATTTTTTACTTCCCTTGTCTTATGGCAGTGGGGTCTTGTCATACAGACCTATCTGTCCTATGGGGTCAGTGTGTCCCTCTCCATAGGTTTTAACACCATGGTATTTCCTGCCGTGACTTTCTGCAATTCCAATCCTTTTAA ATACTCACGTGTAAAGCCGTACCTGCAGAATTTGGATGAGCTTGTTGAGACAGCTTTGGATCGGATCCAGTTCTACAGCCAAAACGACTTTTCTGTGCCTACTCCACGTAACATTAGCGAAAATGGGACCTTTGACCCGCGTTTGTGGAATCACATGCCGCTAGTTATCATTGACGAAAATGACCTTGACAACCCAAAGGTCTATAACATATTTGATGGCAACACTGATTATTCTCAGGTTAATGCTACCAAAGGCAACCAAACACTCTACGCAGAGAGATACAAAGTGGCCATTCAACTG TGCACCACCAACGGGACGCAATGCGAATACAGAAACTTTACCAGCGGCATTCAAGCCATACGGGAATGGTACCTTCTGCAGTTTTCCAGCATCTTTTCGAGAATAGACAAAAATAAAAAGATTGAAATGGGCTACAAGGCAGAAGATATGATCCTCACCTGCATGTTCGGAGGGGAAGCCTGCAGTTACAG AAATTTTACTCCCATTTACGACCAGGACTATGGAAACTGTTACATCTTCAACTGGGGCCAAGAAGGTCAGACGTTGTTGGATTCTGCTAACCCAGGAGCCGATTTCG GACTGAAGTTGGTTCTTGACATTGACCAGAAAGAATACATTCCGTTTCTGCAGAGCACAGCCGGTGCCAGACTTCTTCTCCACCAGCAGAGAAGCTTTCCATTTCTTAAGGATCTGGGGATTTATGCCATGCCTGGGACCGAGACCTCCATAGCCGTCCTCGTG GACCAGACAGAGCATTTAGAAGCTCCATACTCGGCATGTACCGTAGATGGCTCCGATATTCCTGTGGCGAATCTTTATGAAAAATATAACAGTTCATACTCAATACAG TCTTGCCTGCGCTCATGTTTCCAGGAGGGGATGGTGAAAATGTGTAACTGTGCTCACTACTTGTACCCACTACCGGATGGGGCCCATTACTGCAACAACGAGGATGATCCAGACTGGG TGCCGTGTTATTACCAGATGAAAGATTCCGTGGAGGAAAGAGAAAGGTGTATCAACCTTTGCAAGCAGCCGTGCAA TGACAGTAATTATAAAATGACAATCTCCATGGCTGATTGGCCCTCCGCCGCAGCAGAG GATTGGATTTTTCATGTTCTTTCTTATGAAAAAGATGTCAGTCAACAGATAACTGTAAACAG AAATGGCATCATCAGACTGAACATCTACTTCCAGGAATTCAATTACCGAAGTGTTTCAGAGTCTGAAACCACCAAC GTGGTATGGCTGCTCTCAAACTTGGGTGGCCAGTTTGGATTCTGGATGGGAGGCTCGGTCTTATGCATCATTGAGTTTGGAGAAATCATTATAGACTGCATTTGGATAACATTACTCAAACTTCACGCCTGGAACAAATCGAGAAAAGAGAAGAAGCGTCGGCCCGAGTTCTCCGATCCACCACCTACAGTGTCCGAGCTGGTGGAGGCATACACAAACCCTGGCTTCCAACATGAAGATGTAGAGCCCATGCCTATACCTGGAACCCCACCTCCGAAGTATGACTCTTTACGGGTGCAGCCCATCGAGGATGTGATTGAAGTCATATCTAGTGAtgaagaataa
- the SCNN1B gene encoding epithelial sodium channel subunit beta isoform X2, producing the protein MKKVKRYFTRALHRMQKGPGYTYKELLVWFCNNTNTHGPKRIICEGPKKRVMWFILTLFFTSLVLWQWGLVIQTYLSYGVSVSLSIGFNTMVFPAVTFCNSNPFKYSRVKPYLQNLDELVETALDRIQFYSQNDFSVPTPRNISENGTFDPRLWNHMPLVIIDENDLDNPKVYNIFDGNTDYSQVNATKGNQTLYAERYKVAIQLCTTNGTQCEYRNFTSGIQAIREWYLLQFSSIFSRIDKNKKIEMGYKAEDMILTCMFGGEACSYRNFTPIYDQDYGNCYIFNWGQEGQTLLDSANPGADFGLKLVLDIDQKEYIPFLQSTAGARLLLHQQRSFPFLKDLGIYAMPGTETSIAVLVDQTEHLEAPYSACTVDGSDIPVANLYEKYNSSYSIQSCLRSCFQEGMVKMCNCAHYLYPLPDGAHYCNNEDDPDWVPCYYQMKDSVEERERCINLCKQPCNDSNYKMTISMADWPSAAAEDWIFHVLSYEKDVSQQITVNRNGIIRLNIYFQEFNYRSVSESETTNVVWLLSNLGGQFGFWMGGSVLCIIEFGEIIIDCIWITLLKLHAWNKSRKEKKRRPEFSDPPPTVSELVEAYTNPGFQHEDVEPMPIPGTPPPKYDSLRVQPIEDVIEVISSDEE; encoded by the exons ATGAAGAAAGTTAAACGGTATTTCACAAGAGCCCTACACCGGATGCAGAAGGGTCCAGGATACACCTATAAAGAGCTACTTGTCTGGTTCTGCAATAACACAAATACCCATGGTCCAAAGCGAATTATCTGTGAGGGACCTAAAAAGAGAGTGATGTGGTTTATCTTGACGTTATTTTTTACTTCCCTTGTCTTATGGCAGTGGGGTCTTGTCATACAGACCTATCTGTCCTATGGGGTCAGTGTGTCCCTCTCCATAGGTTTTAACACCATGGTATTTCCTGCCGTGACTTTCTGCAATTCCAATCCTTTTAA ATACTCACGTGTAAAGCCGTACCTGCAGAATTTGGATGAGCTTGTTGAGACAGCTTTGGATCGGATCCAGTTCTACAGCCAAAACGACTTTTCTGTGCCTACTCCACGTAACATTAGCGAAAATGGGACCTTTGACCCGCGTTTGTGGAATCACATGCCGCTAGTTATCATTGACGAAAATGACCTTGACAACCCAAAGGTCTATAACATATTTGATGGCAACACTGATTATTCTCAGGTTAATGCTACCAAAGGCAACCAAACACTCTACGCAGAGAGATACAAAGTGGCCATTCAACTG TGCACCACCAACGGGACGCAATGCGAATACAGAAACTTTACCAGCGGCATTCAAGCCATACGGGAATGGTACCTTCTGCAGTTTTCCAGCATCTTTTCGAGAATAGACAAAAATAAAAAGATTGAAATGGGCTACAAGGCAGAAGATATGATCCTCACCTGCATGTTCGGAGGGGAAGCCTGCAGTTACAG AAATTTTACTCCCATTTACGACCAGGACTATGGAAACTGTTACATCTTCAACTGGGGCCAAGAAGGTCAGACGTTGTTGGATTCTGCTAACCCAGGAGCCGATTTCG GACTGAAGTTGGTTCTTGACATTGACCAGAAAGAATACATTCCGTTTCTGCAGAGCACAGCCGGTGCCAGACTTCTTCTCCACCAGCAGAGAAGCTTTCCATTTCTTAAGGATCTGGGGATTTATGCCATGCCTGGGACCGAGACCTCCATAGCCGTCCTCGTG GACCAGACAGAGCATTTAGAAGCTCCATACTCGGCATGTACCGTAGATGGCTCCGATATTCCTGTGGCGAATCTTTATGAAAAATATAACAGTTCATACTCAATACAG TCTTGCCTGCGCTCATGTTTCCAGGAGGGGATGGTGAAAATGTGTAACTGTGCTCACTACTTGTACCCACTACCGGATGGGGCCCATTACTGCAACAACGAGGATGATCCAGACTGGG TGCCGTGTTATTACCAGATGAAAGATTCCGTGGAGGAAAGAGAAAGGTGTATCAACCTTTGCAAGCAGCCGTGCAA TGACAGTAATTATAAAATGACAATCTCCATGGCTGATTGGCCCTCCGCCGCAGCAGAG GATTGGATTTTTCATGTTCTTTCTTATGAAAAAGATGTCAGTCAACAGATAACTGTAAACAG AAATGGCATCATCAGACTGAACATCTACTTCCAGGAATTCAATTACCGAAGTGTTTCAGAGTCTGAAACCACCAAC GTGGTATGGCTGCTCTCAAACTTGGGTGGCCAGTTTGGATTCTGGATGGGAGGCTCGGTCTTATGCATCATTGAGTTTGGAGAAATCATTATAGACTGCATTTGGATAACATTACTCAAACTTCACGCCTGGAACAAATCGAGAAAAGAGAAGAAGCGTCGGCCCGAGTTCTCCGATCCACCACCTACAGTGTCCGAGCTGGTGGAGGCATACACAAACCCTGGCTTCCAACATGAAGATGTAGAGCCCATGCCTATACCTGGAACCCCACCTCCGAAGTATGACTCTTTACGGGTGCAGCCCATCGAGGATGTGATTGAAGTCATATCTAGTGAtgaagaataa